One Streptomyces drozdowiczii DNA segment encodes these proteins:
- a CDS encoding ABC transporter substrate-binding protein — translation MNRASRLTAAATSGLALFALAACGTTDADDVTAKSSAKAAPASKSCADDTTTTSTGPVSLTDGVGRQVKLDKPAERIAVLEWQQVEDALTLCVTPTAVSDAKGYSTWVSAEKLPGGVTDIGTREEPDLDTLYAAKPDLIVVEAFDAKDEMIKKLEKRGVPVLATRGANPKDPIGNMRQVFSMIGEATGRTERADQVLKEFDAHLAKAKQQVTDADLPTKDFVFFDGWLEGNNLTVRPYSDGALFTELGKELGLKPAWTNSVNKEHGDGGVDPAYGLAQTDAEGLVAVGDANLFYANDEGAGGYVAALRKNPIWKKLPAVKEGRAHAFPARVWGAGGPRSNEQAIDAYVDVLDKK, via the coding sequence ATGAACCGCGCCAGCCGCCTCACGGCCGCCGCCACCTCGGGGCTCGCCCTGTTCGCCCTCGCCGCCTGCGGCACGACCGACGCCGACGACGTCACGGCCAAGAGCAGCGCCAAGGCCGCCCCCGCGTCCAAGAGCTGCGCCGACGACACCACCACCACGTCGACCGGGCCGGTCTCCCTCACGGACGGCGTCGGCCGCCAGGTGAAGCTCGACAAGCCCGCCGAGCGCATCGCGGTCCTGGAGTGGCAGCAGGTCGAGGACGCGCTGACGCTGTGCGTCACCCCCACCGCCGTCTCCGACGCGAAGGGCTACAGCACCTGGGTCAGCGCGGAGAAGCTGCCCGGCGGGGTGACCGACATCGGCACCCGCGAGGAGCCCGACCTCGACACCCTCTACGCGGCCAAGCCCGACCTCATCGTCGTGGAGGCGTTCGACGCCAAGGACGAGATGATCAAGAAGCTGGAGAAGCGGGGCGTCCCCGTACTCGCCACGCGCGGCGCCAACCCGAAGGACCCGATCGGGAACATGCGCCAGGTCTTCAGCATGATCGGCGAGGCCACCGGACGCACCGAGCGCGCCGACCAGGTCCTCAAGGAGTTCGACGCCCACCTCGCCAAGGCCAAGCAGCAGGTCACCGACGCCGACCTGCCGACGAAGGACTTCGTCTTCTTCGACGGCTGGCTGGAGGGCAACAACCTCACCGTCCGCCCCTACAGCGACGGCGCCCTCTTCACCGAACTGGGCAAGGAACTCGGCCTGAAGCCCGCGTGGACCAACAGCGTCAACAAGGAGCACGGCGACGGCGGAGTCGACCCCGCCTACGGGCTCGCGCAGACGGACGCCGAAGGGCTCGTCGCGGTGGGCGACGCCAACCTCTTCTACGCCAACGACGAGGGCGCCGGCGGTTACGTCGCCGCGCTCCGGAAGAACCCGATCTGGAAGAAGCTCCCGGCCGTGAAGGAAGGCCGCGCCCACGCCTTCCCGGCCCGGGTCTGGGGCGCCGGCGGTCCCCGCTCCAACGAGCAGGCGATCGACGCCTACGTCGACGTACTCGACAAGAAGTGA